The segment ACCTTGCCGTCGGCGCCGGCCGAGACGCCCCAGGCGCCCATCACGAAAGCGTCGTTGACCGCGGTGCAGACGATCTCGTCGACGCCCCTGGCGCGGATCGCGTCGGCCTTGTCGACATAGCCGGGCAGGTGCTTGGCCGAGCAGGTCGGCGTGAACGCCCCGGGGACCGAGAAGAGCGCGACCTTGCGGCCCGCGAACAGGTCGGCGCTCGCGACCGGCCTCGGGCCCTCGCTCGTCATCGTCATGAAGCCGGTCTCGGGCACCCGCTCTCCCACCGCGATCGTCATCGTCCTTCTCCCTTGCCGTCGATGCTCGACGGGCCCAGCGCCGCGTCGATGAAATTCCCGGTCACCCATGACCAGCCATGTGCGCGGGCATGGGCGAGCCCGCCCTCGGCCAGCCGCGTCCGAAAGGCTTCGTCGCCCAGCAGCCGGCGGATCGCGCCGGCGATGTCCGCGACGTCGTAGCCGTCGACCAGCAGCCCGGTCTCGCCGTCGATCACCGCGTCGGTGACGCCGCCGGCCCGCCCGCCGATCACCGCCTTGCCGCAGGCATTGGCCTCGAGGAAGACCAGCCCGAAGCCCTCGGTGTCGCCATCCGCCAATGTCCGGTTCGGCATGATGAAGAAGGTGCAGCGCCGATAGAGGTCGGTCAGCGCGTCGTCGTCGACCCCGCCGAGGAAATCGATCCGGTCGGCCGCCCCGCTCGCCGCCGCGCGCGCCTTGAGCGCGGCCTCGTCGCCGCCATGGCCGGCGATCCTGAGCCGGTAGGCGGGGAATTCGGGAGCGACGACCGCGAAGGCGTCGATCAGCCGGTCGAAGCCCTTGCGCTCGACCAGCCGGCCGACGCTGAGGATGAACGGCTCGCTGACGGTGCCGGGGGTGAAGCGTTCGAGGTCGACGCCGTTGACGACGAGGCGGATGCGATCGGGCGAGACGCCGAAGTCGCTGATCAGCCTGTCGCGGGTGAAGCTCGACACCGTCACCACCACGTCGGCGGCGCGCAACGCCAGCCCGCGCAGCCGCGCCAGCCGGTTGTAGCTCGCCTGCACCACCTCCTCGCCATGGGTGTAGATGACGACGCGCCACGGCGTCAGCAGCGACAGCAGGATGGCGAGCCAGCCGAGCCCGTGCAGCTCGCAGACGACGATCGCCTTCGCGCGCGACCGGATCGCCTCGAACACCACCGCCCAGAACACGAACAGCATCACCGGCAGGTCGATCGCGACCAGGTCGAGCAGGCCGATCCGCCGCCGGATATGCTCGATGCGCGGGGGGCGCAGCCAGGGGATGCGCCGGATCGGATAGGATCGGCCGGCGTCGCTCTCGCGCCAGCCCGGAATCGGCTTGGCGAGATCGGGGTCGCGCCAGGCGCTCAGCACCTGGATGCGCGGCGCGGCATAGCGGGCGAGGCGGTCGTAGAGCGTCGGCGTCCCGCCGACCAGCGGCGGCATGACGTTGGTGACCAGCAGGATGCGGCCGTCGCGGCCCGATGTCCCGGCGTCGTCCATGCCCGCCGTCCCGGCTGACCCGGCCTGCTGACGGATATGGCTCACCAATTGCCCCACGGGTGTCGGACTAGCACCCCGCCACGGGGAATTCCATGCGCGCCGACCGGACCGGCCCCCATCGTCATTCTCGCGAAAGCGGGAATCCATGGACGGCGGCCCGCAAGAGGCTGAAAGTCCCGTGACCGTGGCTTCCCGCTTTCGCGGGAATGACGAAAAGACGGGCGGAATCGACATGCGCTAGACATGCTTGCGCAGCCTGAGCAGCAGCGGCGCGAGGAAGGGCGCGACCCGGATGACCCGCAGCGCCCGGCGCCAGCGCGGGCCGAGCAGGTCGGGGCCGGCCCGGTCGAAGCCCGCCAGCGCCGCCTTCACCCGCCCCTGCTCGAGGTCGGTGAAGGCGTCGTCGATCATGATCTGCCGCGCGATGCGGTCGCACATCTCCTCGGCGGCCTTCGCCTCGGGGCGGCCGGCGAGCCGCTCGCGCGCCCGGCCGGTGACGGTCAGCGCGGTGCGCAGCATCCCGCCCGAATTGCGCGACGCCTGGTTCGCCCGGCGGCGGTAGCGCACGATCGGCCGGGGCACATAGGCCAGCTCCCAGCCCGCCTCGAGCAGCCGGAGCCAGCCGTCGAAATCCTCCGACGAGATGATGCTCGTGTCGAAGCCGCCGATCCCCATGATCGCCTCGCGGCGCATCACGGTCAGGCCGAAGATGTTGAACTCGCGCCGCAGCACCCGGTCGAGCGTCGCGGGAAGCTGCTGCGGGCAATAGGCGGAGAACAGCTCGCCCTCGCGGTCGGCGCCGAAGAAGGTCGCGTCGCTGGTGACGAAGCCGATCCGCGGCGACGCCTCGAGCGCGGCGATCATCGAGGAGAGGAAATCGGTCTCATAGACGTCGTCGCCGTCGAGCAGCGCGACATAAGGGGTCGTCACCGTCGCCATCGCCCGGTTGCGCGCCGTCGAGGGACCGCCATTGTCGGTTTCGAGGAAGCGGATGCGCGGATCGGCCAGATAGGGCGCGACATGCGCCGCCGCGTCCCGGTCGCCGTCGTCGATGACGACGATCTCCCAGTCGGTGCGATCCTGCGCCAGCACCGAATCGATCGCGTCGTGCAGCATCGCGCCGACGCGATAGGCGGGAATCACCACGGTGACGGCCGCCGGGCGGCGCTCGCTGCTTTGCGTCGTCATGGCGTCAAGCTATATGCATAAGCGATGGATGCGCCAGCCTCTCTCCGCGGGCAGTTGCTGCTCGCCATGCCCGGCATCGGCGACCCGCGCTTCGAAAAGGCGGTGATCGCGATGTGCGCGCATGACGAGAATGGCGCGCTCGGCGTCGGGGTCGACCGGGTCATGCCCGGCATCACCCTGCACGGGCTGCTCGAACAGCTCGACGTCGATCCCGGCATCGCCCCCGACTGCGACATCCTGCTCGGCGGGCCGGTCGAGCAGCGGCGCGGCTTCGTCCTGCACAGCACCGACTGGCTGGGCGAGGACAGCCTGCTGGTCGAGGACCGCTGGTGCCTGACCTCGACGCTCGACGTGCTGCGCGCCATCGCCGAGGGCAAGGGCCCGGCGCGCTGGCTGGTCGCATTGGGCTATGCCGGCTGGGGCGAAGGCCAGCTCGACGGCGAGATGCGCCGCCACGGCTGGCTCGCGACTCGGGCCGAGGACGGGCTGATCTTCGACCATCGCCCGCCGCGCCGCTGGGAGGCGGCGATGCGCTCGGCGGGGATCGATCCCCGCCTGCTCGCGGCCACCAGCGGCCAGGCCTGAGCGCGGCTGCGCCCGAAGCGGCGGACATATAAAGAAACCTTTATATTTGCATCGGACGGCTCGCCGGGCTATTGCGCCGGGCATTGCCGCCGGCTCGGCCGGCTGCCCCATCCCCGAAGGAGAAGCCCGTGGCCACCGCCGTTGCGAGCGAAACGAAGGACTATGTTGTTGCCGATCTGGGCCTGGCGGATTTCGGCCGCGCCGAGATCAACATCGCCGAGACCGAGATGCCGGGCCTGATGGCGCTGCGCTCCGAGTTCGGCGCGTCGCAGCCGCTGAAGGGTGCGCGGATCACCGGATCGCTGCACATGACGATCCAGACCGCGGTGCTGATCGAGACGCTGACCGCGCTCGGCGCCCAGGTCCGCTGGGCGACCTGCAACATCTTCTCGACCCAGGATCACGCCGCCGCCGCGATCGCCGCGACCGGCGTGCCGGTGTTCGCGGTCAAGGGCGAGAGCCTGGCCGACTACTGGGATTATGTCGGCTCGATCTTCGACTGGGGCGACGAGACCGCGAACATCATCCTCGACGACGGCGGCGATGCCACCATGTTCGCGCTGTGGGGCGCGAAGCTGGAGGCCGGCGCGACGCTGGGCGAGCCGCAGAATGACGAGGAAGTCGAGTTCCAGCGCGCGCTCAAGGCGTTCATCGCCAAGCGCCCCGGCTATCTGACCGAGACCGTCCGCAACCTGAAGGGCGTGTCGGAAGAGACCACCACCGGCGTCCACCGCCTCTACGAGATCGCCAAGAAGGGCGAGCTTCCCTTCCCGGCGATCAACGTCAACGACAGCGTCACCAAGTCGAAGTTCGACAATCTCTACGGCTGCAAGGAATCGCTGGTCGACGCGATCCGCCGCGCGACCGACGTGATGCTGGCCGGCAAGATCGCCTGCGTCGCGGGCTTCGGCGACGTCGGCAAGGGCTCGGCCCAGTCGCTGCGCAACGGCGGCGCCCGCGTGATGGTGACCGAGGTCGATCCGATCTGCGCGCTCCAGGCCGCGATGGAGGGCTTCGAGGTCGTGACGATGGAAGAAGCCGTCACCCGCGCCGACATCTTCGTCACCGCGACCGGCAATGCCGACGTCATCACCGCCGAGCATATGGCGGCGATGAAGCCGATGTCGATCGTCTGCAACATCGGCCACTTCGACAGCGAGATCCAGATCGCCGCGCTCAGCAACTATAGCTGGACCGAGGTCAAGCCGGGCACCGACCTGGTGAAGTTCCCCGACGGCAAGCAGATCATCGTCCTCGCCAAGGGGCGGCTGGTGAACCTCGGCTGCGCCACCGGCCATCCGAGCTTCGTGATGTCGGCGAGCTTCACCAACCAGACCCTCGCCCAGATCGAGCTGTGGACGCGCGGCGACCAGTATAAGAACGAAGTCTATGTCCTGCCCAAGCATCTCGACGAGAAGGTGGCCGCGCTCCACCTCGAGAAGCTCGGCGTCAAGCTGACGAAGCTCAGCCAGAAGCAGGCCGACTATATCGGCGTCTCCACCGAGGGCCCGTTCAAGCCCGACCATTACCGCTACTGATTGATCCCGCGATCGCGGGACCATCGGAACGCGCCCGGTCCGCCCCATGGCGGGCCGGGCGTTTGCGTCCTGCTCCTTTCGCCGCGTCCTCCGCCCGTCATCGGCATTTCCCCGCTCGCGCCTTCCATGATCCCACTCTAGAAGCGTGCCCATGTCGCAGATGATCCAGCTCGATCCGGTCGCCGCCCTCATGCTCGCGATCATCGTCGCGCTGTGGGTCGCGGCGGCGGTCGCGTCGATCATCATGGGGCTGCGGCGCGACGTGATCGCCAAGACCCGCGCGCGCGATATCGAGCGCCAGGGCGCGCTGCTCGCCAGCGCGCCGGCGGTTCCCTTCCGCGTCGGGCTCGACGGCCGGATCGGCGCCGATCCCCGGCTCGCCCACTGGCTCGGCCTGCCCGCGCCGCCCACGACGATCGACGAGATGGCGGGCCAGGGCATCGCAGGCCAGGACGGGGGCGGCATCTCGGTCGTCGACGCCGAGGGGCTGGCCGCCGACATCGCCGCCGCCAACCAGGCCGGCCGGGCGTTCGAGCGGGTGCTCCGCCTCGCCGGGACCGACCGGGTGCTGCTCGCGCGCGGCCGGCCGTCGCCGCCCGCGATCGGCGACGGCGTGATCGTCTGGCTGTTCGA is part of the Rhizorhabdus wittichii RW1 genome and harbors:
- a CDS encoding adenosylhomocysteinase (TIGRFAM: adenosylhomocysteinase~PFAM: S-adenosyl-L-homocysteine hydrolase) — encoded protein: MATAVASETKDYVVADLGLADFGRAEINIAETEMPGLMALRSEFGASQPLKGARITGSLHMTIQTAVLIETLTALGAQVRWATCNIFSTQDHAAAAIAATGVPVFAVKGESLADYWDYVGSIFDWGDETANIILDDGGDATMFALWGAKLEAGATLGEPQNDEEVEFQRALKAFIAKRPGYLTETVRNLKGVSEETTTGVHRLYEIAKKGELPFPAINVNDSVTKSKFDNLYGCKESLVDAIRRATDVMLAGKIACVAGFGDVGKGSAQSLRNGGARVMVTEVDPICALQAAMEGFEVVTMEEAVTRADIFVTATGNADVITAEHMAAMKPMSIVCNIGHFDSEIQIAALSNYSWTEVKPGTDLVKFPDGKQIIVLAKGRLVNLGCATGHPSFVMSASFTNQTLAQIELWTRGDQYKNEVYVLPKHLDEKVAALHLEKLGVKLTKLSQKQADYIGVSTEGPFKPDHYRY
- a CDS encoding Redoxin domain protein (PFAM: alkyl hydroperoxide reductase/ Thiol specific antioxidant/ Mal allergen; Redoxin domain protein) produces the protein MTIAVGERVPETGFMTMTSEGPRPVASADLFAGRKVALFSVPGAFTPTCSAKHLPGYVDKADAIRARGVDEIVCTAVNDAFVMGAWGVSAGADGKVSMLADGNGDFVRALGLEMDARGAGMGVRGQRFSMLVEDGVVTRLNVEEPREYKVSSAEHLLGQL
- a CDS encoding glycosyl transferase, group 1 (PFAM: glycosyl transferase, group 1); this translates as MDDAGTSGRDGRILLVTNVMPPLVGGTPTLYDRLARYAAPRIQVLSAWRDPDLAKPIPGWRESDAGRSYPIRRIPWLRPPRIEHIRRRIGLLDLVAIDLPVMLFVFWAVVFEAIRSRAKAIVVCELHGLGWLAILLSLLTPWRVVIYTHGEEVVQASYNRLARLRGLALRAADVVVTVSSFTRDRLISDFGVSPDRIRLVVNGVDLERFTPGTVSEPFILSVGRLVERKGFDRLIDAFAVVAPEFPAYRLRIAGHGGDEAALKARAAASGAADRIDFLGGVDDDALTDLYRRCTFFIMPNRTLADGDTEGFGLVFLEANACGKAVIGGRAGGVTDAVIDGETGLLVDGYDVADIAGAIRRLLGDEAFRTRLAEGGLAHARAHGWSWVTGNFIDAALGPSSIDGKGEGR
- a CDS encoding protein of unknown function DUF179 (PFAM: protein of unknown function DUF179) — its product is MDAPASLRGQLLLAMPGIGDPRFEKAVIAMCAHDENGALGVGVDRVMPGITLHGLLEQLDVDPGIAPDCDILLGGPVEQRRGFVLHSTDWLGEDSLLVEDRWCLTSTLDVLRAIAEGKGPARWLVALGYAGWGEGQLDGEMRRHGWLATRAEDGLIFDHRPPRRWEAAMRSAGIDPRLLAATSGQA
- a CDS encoding glycosyl transferase, family 2 (PFAM: glycosyl transferase, family 2), encoding MTTQSSERRPAAVTVVIPAYRVGAMLHDAIDSVLAQDRTDWEIVVIDDGDRDAAAHVAPYLADPRIRFLETDNGGPSTARNRAMATVTTPYVALLDGDDVYETDFLSSMIAALEASPRIGFVTSDATFFGADREGELFSAYCPQQLPATLDRVLRREFNIFGLTVMRREAIMGIGGFDTSIISSEDFDGWLRLLEAGWELAYVPRPIVRYRRRANQASRNSGGMLRTALTVTGRARERLAGRPEAKAAEEMCDRIARQIMIDDAFTDLEQGRVKAALAGFDRAGPDLLGPRWRRALRVIRVAPFLAPLLLRLRKHV